From Terriglobales bacterium:
TGCCAAAGCCGGTTACTCCACCCCGTCGCTGCACGTGGCCGACGTCGCCCGCTCGCTGCGCTTCTACGAGCTGCTGGGATTCGAGACGATTGATACGGACGGCGAGGGCGGCCGGCCTCCCACCTGGGCGCGGATGCATTGCGAGGGCGGCGCGCTCATGTTCCTGAAGACAGAGGTAGAGGAGAGGGTCCCGCTCCCCGGCTCCGGACCTGATCGCTTCCTGCTCTACATGTACACCCCCGACCCGCCGGGCCTGCGCGACCACCTCGTGGCCGGGGGCGTGGAGGTCCCGCCCATCCAGTATCCCGAGTACATGTCGAGCGGCGAGATCATGCTTAAGGACCCGGACGGCCATGTGGTCCTGGTGGGACACTGGGGAAAGCCCGAGCACGAGGCCTGGGAGAAGCG
This genomic window contains:
- a CDS encoding VOC family protein; this translates as MTAKAGYSTPSLHVADVARSLRFYELLGFETIDTDGEGGRPPTWARMHCEGGALMFLKTEVEERVPLPGSGPDRFLLYMYTPDPPGLRDHLVAGGVEVPPIQYPEYMSSGEIMLKDPDGHVVLVGHWGKPEHEAWEKRLGEKKKSAPGT